One window from the genome of Paenibacillus azoreducens encodes:
- a CDS encoding GNAT family N-acetyltransferase: protein MIRYRRPKQDDAFINRLIDSQLVPLSHLSPAQLEAVRKDIPKRLGRGITLIACQRYEDNPLGFVHFILHGDLLYIDMLAVAPESQRKRWGNLLMAHAEKFAASRGCTRSKVMVDAGNASGLSFYRKLGYIAVRYHAQSQCHELERTL, encoded by the coding sequence ATGATCAGGTATCGGAGGCCCAAGCAAGACGATGCGTTCATCAACCGTTTAATCGATTCCCAGCTTGTCCCATTATCGCATCTATCCCCGGCTCAGCTCGAAGCCGTTCGTAAAGATATCCCGAAAAGACTTGGCCGCGGCATTACCTTGATCGCCTGCCAACGTTACGAGGATAACCCGCTTGGATTTGTACATTTTATCCTGCATGGCGATCTGCTTTACATCGACATGTTGGCCGTTGCACCCGAATCACAACGCAAAAGATGGGGCAATCTGCTGATGGCTCATGCCGAAAAATTTGCGGCGTCACGCGGGTGCACACGGTCTAAAGTGATGGTTGATGCCGGTAACGCCAGCGGATTATCTTTTTACCGGAAGCTAGGTTATATTGCAGTTCGATACCATGCACAATCACAATGCCATGAGCTGGAAAGGACCTTATAG
- a CDS encoding ABC transporter permease: MDWMTTIGQLINTTLVFSTALIFAALGGIFSERSGVVNIGIEGLMTFGAFAAGVASFYAEDAGMGAASPYIGILAALVMGIIASLIHAVASITFKADQVISGVVINFLAAGSTLYMVKLLFDGAGETTLLKEGLTKWPVPLLSEIPIIGEGLFNNYPTTYLAIILVLVAFYVLYKTSFGLRLRAVGEHPSAADTVGVKVLRMRYVGVILSGALAALGGATVTLTTTNTFSHNTISGQGFIAIAAMIFGKWNPLGAFGAAVFFGFSQAIGNYFQLFAWSKDIPQEFIYMLPYVLTVIVLVAAVGKSSAPAALGDPYDPGKR, encoded by the coding sequence ATGGATTGGATGACAACAATCGGCCAGCTGATTAATACGACGCTTGTTTTTTCTACGGCGCTTATTTTTGCTGCTCTGGGCGGCATCTTCTCTGAACGGTCCGGCGTAGTTAATATCGGGATTGAAGGTTTGATGACCTTCGGCGCGTTTGCCGCGGGCGTGGCTTCCTTTTATGCCGAAGACGCGGGAATGGGGGCAGCTTCTCCGTATATCGGCATACTGGCGGCTTTGGTGATGGGGATTATCGCTTCCCTAATTCATGCCGTCGCGTCGATTACGTTTAAGGCAGATCAGGTCATCAGCGGTGTCGTGATCAACTTTTTGGCGGCAGGCAGTACGCTTTACATGGTTAAACTGCTGTTTGACGGCGCAGGCGAAACGACCCTGCTCAAAGAAGGTTTGACCAAATGGCCTGTACCCCTGCTGTCAGAAATACCGATTATCGGCGAGGGGCTTTTCAACAACTATCCTACGACCTATTTGGCAATTATTTTAGTTTTGGTCGCTTTTTATGTGCTATATAAAACATCGTTTGGTCTCCGTCTTCGCGCTGTAGGCGAACATCCGAGCGCTGCGGACACAGTTGGGGTCAAAGTGCTGCGTATGCGTTACGTCGGCGTTATTCTGAGCGGCGCGTTGGCTGCTCTGGGTGGCGCCACGGTTACGCTCACGACGACCAACACGTTTTCGCATAATACGATCTCAGGCCAGGGTTTTATCGCGATCGCCGCGATGATTTTCGGTAAATGGAATCCGCTTGGCGCCTTCGGAGCTGCTGTGTTTTTTGGTTTCTCGCAGGCAATAGGTAACTATTTCCAATTATTCGCATGGTCCAAGGATATTCCGCAGGAATTTATTTACATGCTTCCGTATGTGCTTACGGTGATCGTGCTCGTGGCAGCGGTGGGCAAGTCTTCTGCTCCGGCCGCACTCGGGGACCCGTACGATCCGGGCAAGCGTTAA
- a CDS encoding ABC transporter permease, which translates to MSKLFKIFSVDNLLVPLVAIILGLIVGAVIMLIGGYDPLLAYGSLFSTVFGNVYDFGETIREITPLIMTGLAVAFAFRAGLFNIGAEGQYIVGMTAASVVGIKITGLPIVVHALVAILAGGLAGGIWAGITGYLKAKRGVNEVIISIMLNWTGLYLSNYIVRNFLLIKGQQRSEDIKDTASISIGWLSSTFDNARMHWGTVIAILAAVFFFIYMWKSKQGYELRAVGHNGDAARYAGMNVKKNIVKAMFISGVFAGLGGAFQVLGVFHYQAIFTGSPGVGFDGIAVALIGMNHPFGILLSASLFGMLTYGSSAMSFGADVPPEIIRIVIGSIIFFIAAQGIVRWVIKPFYLKRKKEKVL; encoded by the coding sequence ATGAGCAAATTATTCAAGATTTTTTCTGTCGACAACCTCCTGGTACCGCTCGTAGCTATCATTCTTGGACTTATTGTCGGTGCCGTTATTATGCTAATTGGCGGTTATGATCCGCTGCTGGCCTACGGATCATTATTTTCTACCGTATTCGGCAACGTATATGATTTTGGGGAAACCATTCGTGAAATTACGCCGCTCATCATGACAGGTCTTGCGGTGGCGTTTGCTTTCCGCGCCGGTCTCTTTAACATCGGTGCCGAAGGACAATATATCGTCGGTATGACGGCAGCTTCCGTTGTCGGGATCAAAATCACGGGACTTCCGATTGTGGTTCATGCTCTCGTTGCAATTCTTGCAGGTGGTCTAGCTGGCGGAATCTGGGCTGGGATCACCGGTTACCTGAAGGCAAAACGAGGCGTGAACGAAGTTATCATTTCGATCATGCTGAACTGGACAGGTTTATATTTAAGTAACTATATTGTGCGCAATTTCCTGCTGATAAAAGGGCAGCAGAGATCCGAGGACATCAAGGATACTGCTTCTATCTCGATCGGCTGGCTTTCCTCCACTTTTGACAATGCGCGTATGCATTGGGGGACGGTTATTGCGATTTTGGCTGCTGTTTTTTTCTTTATCTATATGTGGAAGAGCAAGCAGGGGTATGAGCTTAGAGCCGTAGGCCATAATGGAGATGCAGCCCGCTATGCCGGAATGAACGTGAAGAAAAATATCGTAAAAGCGATGTTTATCAGCGGCGTGTTTGCCGGTTTGGGCGGGGCTTTCCAGGTGCTGGGCGTATTCCATTATCAAGCGATTTTTACCGGTTCTCCGGGTGTCGGTTTTGACGGAATTGCGGTGGCGCTGATTGGCATGAACCATCCGTTTGGCATTTTGCTGTCCGCTTCTTTGTTTGGCATGCTCACTTACGGTTCATCCGCGATGAGCTTCGGCGCAGATGTGCCGCCGGAAATCATCCGGATCGTCATCGGTTCGATCATATTCTTTATTGCTGCACAAGGCATTGTACGCTGGGTTATCAAACCCTTCTACCTTAAGCGTAAGAAAGAGAAGGTGTTGTAA
- a CDS encoding ABC transporter ATP-binding protein yields the protein MDAATPVVELKQITKRFPGIVANDSISLKLHKGEIHALLGENGAGKSTLMNIVFGLYQPDEGSIEINGKPVIIDSPNKAIDLGIGMVHQHFKLVQPFTVTENIVLGMEPKTMGIQLDYKTSVAKIKKLSDQYGLKVNPNAKIQDISVGMQQRVEILKTLYRGADILIFDEPTAVLTPQEISDLMGIMRRLVEEGKSIILITHKLKEIMQISDTVTIIRRGKVIDTLKTSETNPNELAEKMVGRNVSFKVDKQPASPQQTVLEVKNLTMKNKDGIGVLNGLNLNVRAGEILGIAGVDGNGQSELIEALTGLAHVDSGIIELNGKDITNKSPRQITESGVSHIPEDRHKHGLVLDFSMSENMVLETYYQAPYNKSGFLNKKAIDTQAKRLIEEFDVRTPSIETKARSLSGGNQQKAIIAREIDKNPDLLIAAQPTRGLDVGAIEFVQKQLVAQRDQGKAVLLISFELDEILNVSDRIAVIYEGQIVGVVLPEETNDQELGLMMAGSKVAGGKA from the coding sequence ATGGATGCAGCGACCCCAGTCGTTGAGTTGAAGCAAATAACCAAGCGCTTTCCCGGCATTGTTGCCAACGACTCCATCAGCTTGAAGCTGCACAAGGGCGAAATTCATGCGCTTCTTGGCGAAAACGGTGCAGGTAAATCCACCTTGATGAATATCGTTTTTGGGTTGTACCAGCCTGACGAAGGGAGTATCGAGATCAACGGCAAACCTGTGATCATCGATAGCCCCAATAAAGCCATTGATCTTGGGATCGGGATGGTCCATCAGCATTTCAAACTGGTGCAGCCGTTTACCGTAACTGAAAATATCGTGCTCGGCATGGAGCCGAAAACAATGGGAATCCAGCTTGATTACAAGACTTCCGTCGCCAAAATCAAGAAGCTTTCCGACCAATACGGTCTTAAGGTAAATCCGAATGCCAAAATTCAGGATATTTCCGTCGGCATGCAGCAGCGTGTCGAAATATTAAAGACGCTTTACCGTGGTGCGGACATTCTTATTTTTGACGAACCTACGGCCGTTTTGACACCTCAAGAGATCAGCGATCTGATGGGGATCATGAGACGCCTCGTAGAAGAGGGCAAGTCGATTATTCTCATTACGCATAAGCTCAAAGAGATCATGCAGATTTCCGATACGGTTACGATCATCCGACGCGGCAAGGTCATTGATACCTTGAAAACGTCGGAGACCAATCCAAATGAGCTCGCGGAAAAAATGGTCGGACGAAATGTGTCCTTTAAAGTGGACAAGCAGCCGGCTTCGCCGCAGCAAACCGTGCTTGAAGTGAAAAACCTGACGATGAAAAACAAGGATGGTATTGGCGTACTCAATGGTTTGAATTTGAATGTGCGTGCAGGAGAAATTCTGGGGATTGCCGGCGTCGACGGCAACGGCCAAAGCGAGCTGATTGAGGCTCTGACGGGATTGGCACATGTCGATAGCGGCATAATTGAGCTGAACGGCAAAGATATCACCAACAAGAGCCCGCGCCAGATTACGGAAAGCGGCGTGTCCCATATTCCGGAAGACCGGCACAAGCATGGACTTGTCCTTGATTTCTCCATGAGTGAAAATATGGTGCTGGAGACGTATTATCAAGCGCCATACAATAAATCGGGTTTCTTGAACAAAAAAGCAATCGATACGCAGGCAAAACGTTTGATCGAGGAGTTTGATGTCAGAACGCCAAGTATAGAGACAAAAGCGCGCTCTTTATCCGGCGGGAATCAGCAAAAAGCGATTATAGCCCGGGAAATAGACAAAAATCCGGATCTGCTCATTGCAGCCCAGCCGACCCGGGGCCTCGACGTCGGCGCCATTGAATTCGTGCAAAAGCAGCTGGTGGCGCAGCGTGATCAAGGCAAGGCCGTCTTGCTGATATCTTTTGAATTGGATGAAATCTTAAACGTTTCCGACCGGATTGCGGTTATTTATGAAGGGCAGATCGTGGGCGTGGTTCTGCCTGAAGAAACCAATGACCAGGAGCTTGGCCTGATGATGGCCGGCAGCAAGGTTGCGGGAGGGAAAGCATAA
- a CDS encoding BMP family ABC transporter substrate-binding protein, producing MKKMFKLSLIMLLAFSVVLAGCGKKKEETNASGGESSGTAKSGVKIGLVTDVGGVNDKSFNQSAWEALEALKKDKGIDAQYLQSKSKEEYVTNLNKYVKGKYDLTWGIGFDLGEDMKTVADQNPDAHLAIIDATVDAPNVRSVTFAEHEGSFLVGVVAGMMTKSSKVGFVGGSEIPVIKRFEAGFKAGVKAANPNAEIKINYTGAFDKPDQGKAAAATMYNDGVDIIFHASGATGTGVFNEAIARNKAGGSKVWVIGVDKDQSLEFGDDVTLTSMVKGVTTAVDKVTREVIDGNFKGGSETLGLKDNAVGLPETSSKNVPADVLKKVDEFKKKIIDGEIKVPEE from the coding sequence ATGAAAAAAATGTTCAAGTTGTCGCTGATCATGCTGCTCGCATTTTCAGTCGTATTGGCAGGTTGCGGCAAAAAGAAAGAAGAGACAAACGCATCCGGCGGCGAATCCTCGGGAACTGCTAAATCAGGCGTGAAAATTGGCTTGGTTACTGACGTGGGCGGGGTTAATGATAAATCTTTTAACCAATCCGCATGGGAAGCACTGGAAGCTTTGAAGAAGGATAAAGGGATTGATGCCCAATATCTGCAAAGTAAATCCAAAGAGGAATATGTTACCAACTTGAACAAATACGTAAAAGGCAAATACGACCTTACTTGGGGGATCGGTTTTGATCTGGGCGAAGATATGAAGACTGTCGCAGACCAAAACCCGGATGCGCATCTGGCGATCATCGACGCTACTGTGGACGCTCCTAACGTTCGTTCCGTAACGTTTGCAGAACATGAAGGTTCGTTCCTGGTTGGTGTAGTGGCAGGCATGATGACGAAAAGCAGCAAAGTCGGCTTCGTAGGCGGATCCGAAATTCCGGTTATCAAACGTTTTGAAGCAGGCTTCAAAGCTGGCGTTAAGGCTGCAAATCCGAATGCTGAGATCAAAATCAACTATACAGGCGCATTTGACAAGCCCGATCAGGGCAAGGCAGCTGCAGCTACCATGTACAATGACGGCGTAGATATCATTTTCCATGCTTCCGGCGCAACTGGCACAGGCGTGTTTAACGAAGCGATCGCCCGCAACAAAGCAGGCGGTAGCAAAGTTTGGGTTATCGGCGTAGACAAAGACCAATCCTTGGAATTTGGCGATGACGTAACTTTGACTTCGATGGTTAAAGGCGTAACGACAGCCGTGGACAAAGTGACCAGAGAAGTGATCGACGGTAACTTTAAAGGCGGATCCGAGACGCTTGGTCTGAAGGACAATGCCGTAGGTCTGCCTGAGACTTCCAGTAAAAACGTTCCAGCAGACGTGCTGAAAAAAGTTGATGAATTCAAGAAAAAAATCATCGACGGCGAAATTAAAGTTCCAGAGGAATAA
- a CDS encoding DUF5643 domain-containing protein, whose translation MTVNIPVKNIAKRQVNMQPNAKKTEQKFSYEIKSLRMSDVSTLLEIHSKGQIPRTPQQSANKIATQMFYDIVDDKGKLIESEIAIYSKVNPEYKELKLYSPVDSTAKFITIKPFTCFVNKNGKAVEDKNGNLVKDYHKALEMKIQIAK comes from the coding sequence TTGACGGTAAATATACCGGTAAAAAATATCGCAAAACGCCAAGTAAATATGCAGCCGAACGCGAAGAAAACCGAGCAAAAATTCAGCTATGAGATTAAAAGCCTGCGAATGAGCGATGTCAGCACATTGTTGGAAATACACAGCAAAGGCCAGATTCCCCGCACTCCGCAGCAGTCCGCCAATAAAATTGCCACGCAGATGTTTTACGACATTGTGGATGACAAAGGAAAATTGATTGAATCGGAAATCGCAATTTATAGCAAAGTAAATCCGGAATATAAGGAATTAAAGTTATATAGTCCGGTTGACTCAACCGCAAAGTTTATTACCATTAAACCTTTTACCTGTTTCGTGAATAAAAACGGGAAGGCCGTTGAGGACAAAAATGGAAATTTAGTGAAGGACTATCATAAAGCGCTGGAGATGAAAATTCAGATCGCAAAATAA
- the rplT gene encoding 50S ribosomal protein L20 has protein sequence MARVKGGFVVRRRHKKVLKLAKGYFGSKHRIFKTANEQVMKSLVYAYRDRRATKRNMRRLWIVRINAAARMNGLSYNKLMHGLKLAGVDINRKMLADLAVNDINAFNSIASVAKEKINA, from the coding sequence ATGGCAAGAGTAAAGGGCGGATTCGTCGTTCGTCGTAGACATAAAAAAGTATTGAAACTTGCAAAAGGTTATTTCGGTTCCAAACACCGCATTTTTAAAACAGCTAACGAACAAGTGATGAAGTCTTTGGTATATGCATACCGCGACCGTCGCGCTACAAAACGCAACATGCGCAGACTGTGGATCGTTCGTATCAATGCGGCTGCACGCATGAACGGATTGTCCTACAACAAACTGATGCATGGTTTGAAACTGGCTGGAGTGGACATCAACCGCAAAATGCTGGCTGATCTCGCAGTCAACGACATCAATGCATTCAACTCCATCGCGAGCGTTGCCAAAGAAAAAATCAATGCTTAA
- the rpmI gene encoding 50S ribosomal protein L35 has product MPKMKTHSSLKGRFKVTGSGKVTRYKAYRNHLLSHKSKRAKRVLAGNPEMAPGDVRRLKQGLANLK; this is encoded by the coding sequence ATGCCTAAAATGAAAACACACAGCAGCCTGAAAGGCCGTTTCAAAGTAACTGGTTCCGGTAAAGTAACTCGTTACAAAGCTTACAGAAACCACCTGCTTTCCCACAAATCCAAACGCGCTAAACGCGTGCTTGCAGGTAACCCAGAAATGGCTCCGGGTGATGTAAGACGTTTGAAACAAGGCTTGGCTAACTTGAAATAG
- the infC gene encoding translation initiation factor IF-3: MINDEIRAKEVRLVGAEGEQIGIKPIREALQMAMDLNLDLVNVAPQAKPPVCRIMDYGKFRYEQQKKEKEARKNQKIVDIKEVWFRANIEEHDFQTKLRNVVKFLKDGDKVKCSVRFRGREITHANIGQKILERVKTEVAEISVVERQPKLEGRSMIMILAPKAQ, encoded by the coding sequence ATGATTAATGACGAAATTCGGGCGAAGGAAGTTCGTTTGGTCGGTGCGGAAGGCGAACAGATCGGTATCAAACCGATTCGGGAAGCACTTCAAATGGCGATGGACCTGAATCTTGACTTGGTGAATGTGGCGCCTCAGGCGAAACCACCTGTATGCCGCATCATGGACTACGGCAAATTCCGTTACGAGCAGCAAAAGAAAGAAAAAGAAGCCCGGAAGAATCAGAAAATCGTTGATATCAAAGAAGTATGGTTCCGAGCTAACATTGAGGAGCATGATTTCCAAACCAAGCTTCGCAATGTCGTCAAATTTTTGAAAGACGGCGACAAAGTGAAATGCTCCGTCCGTTTCCGCGGACGCGAGATCACTCACGCCAACATTGGTCAGAAGATTTTGGAACGCGTCAAAACGGAAGTTGCTGAAATTTCCGTCGTTGAACGCCAGCCGAAATTGGAAGGCCGCAGTATGATTATGATTCTGGCTCCAAAAGCCCAATAG
- a CDS encoding glycosyltransferase family 2 protein, whose amino-acid sequence MIDALFIALQVLLAAVGVYQFVFSILGLYRKKKKQHYPATKSFAVLVAAHNEEQVVGALMENLKQLDYPKELYDVFVICDNCTDNTAKIVREHGMTACVRTNNNLRGKGYAIEWMLKELWAMPRQYDAVVMFDADNLADVNFLKEMNDDLCSGARVIQGYIDTKNPEDSWITAAYGISYWYINRLWQLSRHNMNMANFLGGTGMCFETNLLKEIGWGATSLVEDLEFTMRSVKRGVYPKFNYDAKVFDEKPLTFKASARQRLRWMQGHFTVARRYFFPLLWQSIKERNLVKLDLALYGANVYIVLLTFLMTAVMWVDSTFFDGPHIANLYGYLPLWLSFTAIAANVFTFLAAMFLEKVTYKKVYLYLILFPIYLISWYPITFYAFFTQNNKQWSHTKHTRVVRLEEVQSKQG is encoded by the coding sequence ATGATAGACGCCTTATTTATCGCGCTGCAGGTTCTTCTGGCCGCGGTTGGTGTATACCAGTTTGTATTCTCGATTTTGGGTCTGTATAGGAAAAAGAAAAAACAGCATTATCCTGCAACAAAATCCTTTGCGGTACTCGTGGCCGCCCATAATGAAGAGCAAGTCGTAGGCGCGCTGATGGAAAACCTGAAGCAGCTCGACTACCCGAAGGAACTGTATGACGTTTTTGTTATTTGCGACAACTGCACGGACAATACGGCGAAGATCGTCCGGGAGCATGGCATGACTGCCTGCGTCCGCACGAACAATAATCTTCGCGGCAAAGGATACGCAATCGAATGGATGCTCAAGGAGCTTTGGGCCATGCCGCGTCAGTATGACGCCGTCGTGATGTTTGACGCCGACAATCTGGCCGACGTGAACTTCCTGAAGGAAATGAACGACGATCTGTGCTCGGGGGCGCGGGTTATCCAAGGTTATATCGATACCAAGAATCCGGAGGATTCCTGGATCACGGCCGCATACGGGATTTCGTATTGGTACATCAACCGTCTGTGGCAGCTTTCCCGCCATAACATGAATATGGCCAATTTTCTCGGCGGAACGGGGATGTGCTTTGAAACCAATCTGCTGAAGGAAATAGGTTGGGGGGCAACAAGCCTGGTCGAGGACCTTGAGTTTACGATGCGCAGCGTCAAGCGCGGCGTATATCCGAAATTCAACTATGACGCCAAAGTGTTCGACGAGAAGCCGCTGACGTTCAAAGCTTCGGCAAGACAACGTCTGCGCTGGATGCAGGGGCACTTTACGGTAGCGCGCCGCTACTTCTTCCCGCTGCTTTGGCAGAGCATCAAGGAACGCAACCTGGTCAAACTGGACCTTGCCTTGTATGGAGCCAACGTATACATCGTGCTTCTGACGTTCCTGATGACGGCCGTGATGTGGGTCGACAGCACGTTCTTCGACGGTCCGCATATCGCGAACCTGTACGGCTATCTGCCGTTATGGCTCAGCTTTACCGCCATCGCCGCCAATGTGTTTACGTTCTTGGCAGCGATGTTCCTGGAGAAGGTTACTTACAAAAAAGTGTATCTGTACCTGATCCTTTTCCCTATTTATCTGATTTCATGGTATCCGATTACGTTTTATGCGTTTTTCACGCAGAACAACAAACAATGGAGCCATACCAAACATACGCGGGTGGTCCGTCTGGAAGAAGTACAGAGCAAACAGGGATAA
- a CDS encoding phosphatase PAP2 family protein gives MRRLFTEFVRIDRKCFQFINGRLHNRFLNFWLFYLTHLGGATFTIAASVLIWYFGSPSWSKSGAQAAVTLAVSHIPVAAAKKLYPRLRPYLALPGTRTFRNPLKDHSFPSGHTTAAFSLAIPLILGHPEWICLFLPLALIVGMSRIYLGLHYPSDVLAGAVIGTSVAAATVALWP, from the coding sequence ATGAGACGTTTGTTCACGGAATTCGTACGAATCGACAGAAAATGCTTTCAATTTATTAACGGACGTCTTCATAACCGTTTTCTTAATTTCTGGCTCTTTTATCTTACGCATTTGGGCGGAGCCACATTTACGATTGCCGCAAGCGTATTGATCTGGTACTTCGGATCGCCCTCCTGGAGCAAGTCTGGCGCACAGGCCGCTGTAACCCTGGCTGTCAGCCACATTCCGGTTGCGGCCGCCAAAAAGCTCTATCCGAGACTTCGGCCCTATCTGGCACTGCCGGGAACACGGACCTTCCGCAACCCGCTCAAGGATCACTCTTTTCCCTCGGGGCATACGACGGCAGCCTTTTCGCTCGCGATCCCGCTCATATTGGGACATCCGGAATGGATATGTTTATTTCTGCCGCTTGCGCTTATCGTTGGCATGTCCCGGATCTATCTAGGCCTTCATTATCCTTCCGATGTGCTCGCCGGAGCCGTCATAGGGACGTCGGTGGCTGCCGCTACGGTTGCATTGTGGCCTTAA
- a CDS encoding MGDG synthase family glycosyltransferase, with amino-acid sequence MVKKRVLLLSEGFGAGHTRAAYALSSSLRKLSPNVQTKVLELGSFLNPKVAPLIITAYKKTVLSQPKLIGMMYRHQYHKSLNRFTTLALHRIFYTHTKNVVNQLDPDIVVCTHPIPSAVISRLKRLGEDILLCTVITDYDAHGTWISPEVDRYLVSTQEVRNKMIQQGVPPSRIKVTGIPVHPNFWEHPVKDEIRAKFNLKDMPTVMVMGGGWGIMNDEVINDFLIRWKDDVQILFCLGNNEKELKKLQQDPRYNHANIRLIGFTLEVDKLMEVSDLLVTKPGGMTCTEGLAKGIPMLFHHPLPGQEEENCQYFTVQGLGEPIISLEVIVKWMNKLISDLDGIRRRREEQLPCIDRYRPLESAQSIIDMLESKKVPSS; translated from the coding sequence GTGGTAAAAAAAAGAGTATTGTTATTATCTGAAGGCTTCGGCGCTGGACATACTCGGGCTGCGTATGCACTCTCAAGCAGTCTGCGCAAACTTTCGCCGAATGTTCAGACGAAAGTCCTTGAACTTGGAAGTTTTTTGAATCCCAAGGTTGCTCCTTTAATCATTACGGCCTATAAGAAAACCGTGCTCTCCCAACCTAAGCTGATTGGGATGATGTACCGCCATCAATATCATAAATCTCTGAACCGTTTTACGACGCTCGCGCTGCACCGCATTTTTTACACCCATACGAAAAACGTCGTCAATCAGCTTGACCCGGATATTGTCGTATGTACGCATCCGATCCCGAGCGCCGTTATATCCCGTCTAAAACGGCTTGGTGAAGATATCCTGCTATGCACTGTCATTACCGACTATGATGCGCATGGGACCTGGATCAGTCCTGAAGTTGACCGCTACCTTGTATCTACGCAAGAGGTGCGAAACAAGATGATTCAACAAGGCGTGCCGCCTTCAAGAATCAAGGTAACCGGCATTCCGGTTCACCCGAACTTCTGGGAGCATCCCGTAAAGGATGAAATCCGCGCCAAGTTCAATTTGAAGGATATGCCTACCGTCATGGTGATGGGCGGCGGCTGGGGCATTATGAACGATGAGGTCATCAACGATTTTTTGATCCGCTGGAAAGACGATGTTCAAATCCTGTTTTGCCTTGGCAATAATGAAAAAGAGCTGAAGAAGCTCCAACAGGATCCGCGTTATAATCATGCTAATATCAGGCTCATCGGTTTTACGCTAGAGGTGGACAAGCTGATGGAAGTGTCGGATTTGCTCGTGACCAAGCCGGGCGGGATGACCTGCACCGAAGGGCTGGCGAAAGGAATTCCGATGCTTTTTCACCACCCCCTGCCTGGGCAGGAAGAAGAAAATTGCCAATATTTTACCGTGCAAGGGTTGGGTGAACCCATCATTTCGCTGGAAGTGATCGTCAAATGGATGAACAAGCTCATCAGCGACCTGGATGGCATCCGCCGGCGCCGGGAGGAGCAGCTCCCGTGCATCGACCGCTACCGACCGCTGGAAAGCGCGCAGAGCATTATCGATATGCTTGAATCCAAAAAAGTGCCTTCATCGTAG